One window of the Alligator mississippiensis isolate rAllMis1 chromosome 5, rAllMis1, whole genome shotgun sequence genome contains the following:
- the WIPF3 gene encoding WAS/WASL-interacting protein family member 3 codes for MPVPPPPPPPPPPPPPPPPPGPPASGGPLLASTEPPKPRKEDQKARSALLADIQHGTLLRKVAQINDRSAPQIEKSKGPNRDGNNSANTRSAQPSLGGLFAGGFPVLRPAGQRDMTAGKAGQLPGAQAPLPRPLSPMNNNMKTCSNFSNPPDGAKVASPWEPASAPRAGPTRPSLPTPPLPPPPSSKPSLTFPSPPSHPPPTDRPAKLTPQNFVSPPPPPPPPQCDKPAKFQASAFHPPPPPPPLPLTPPYGLPVRNDLSNSSPSPQPEIRDYLHPTPPPPLPPLLPTYTPSSTKPSLPLLPSPAPSRDINSSDVPPPLPPKSPYLLSQFQKPNIQSMPLPPTLPFPQPPAAVQKRRPGRVAVSGAGKLPLPPQPPARSPTTELTSKSPYAQAGPWPAREPSPQLRNGNMPIVDDFESKFTFHSVEDFPPPDEFKPFQRIYPSKEPRDAPKNPLLRTHVR; via the exons ATGCctgtgccgccgccgccgccgccaccaccaccacctcctccccctccaccaccaccaggacCACCTGCTTCTGGCGGGCCACTTCTG GCAAGTACAGAACCACCAAAACCGAGAAAGGAAGACCAAAAAGCTCGAAGTGCATTGCTTGCTGATATTCAGCACGGGACTCTCTTAAGGAAAGTAGCACAAATCAATGACAGAAGTGCACCACAAATTGAAA AATCCAAAGGGCCAAACAGAGATGGAAATAACTCAGCAAATACCAGAAGTGCCCAGCCATCGTTGGGTGGTCTCTTTGCTGGTGGCTTTCCTGTTCTGAGACCAGCAGGCCAAAGAGACATGACAG ctggcaaggctggACAGCTACCTGGAGCGCAAGCACCTCTTCCCAGGCCACTGTCTCCAATGAACAATAACATGAAGACATGCAGTAACTTTTCAAATCCACCTGATGGTGCAAAAGTAGCAAGCCCATGGGAGCCAGCCAGCGCTCCACGGGCAGGACCAACTCGGCCCAGCCTGCCTACCCCtccgctgccaccacctccctccaGCAAACCTTCCCTCACTTTCCCATCTCCTCCATCTCACCCTCCACCTACAGACAGGCCTGCAAAATTGACACCCCAGAATTTTgtttctcctcccccaccacctcccccacctcAGTGTGACAAGCCTGCTAAATTTCAAGCATCAGCTTtccatcctccccctccaccgCCTCCTCTGCCCCTAACACCACCCTATGGACTTCCAGTCAGAAATGATCTATCTaactcttctccttcccctcagCCTGAAATCAGGGACTATCTGCatcccactccacccccacccctgcctccactgcttcCTACCTATACTCCCTCCTCAACCAAGCcatccttgccactgctgccctcacctgccccttccaGGGATATAAACAGCAGTGATGTGCCACCTCCGCTGCCACCCAAGTCTCCATACTTGCTGTCCCAGTTTCAAAAGCCAAATATTCAGTCCatgcctctccctcccaccctgcccttccctcAGCCACCTGCAGCAGTGCAGAAGAGGAGGCCAGGCAGAGTTGCAG TGTCTGGCGCTGGGAAGTTACCTCTACCTCCACAGCCTCCAGCAAGATCACCAACAACTGAACTTACAAGCAAGTCTCCATATGCCCAGGCTGGACCCTGGCCAGCACGTGAACCCTCTCCACAGCTTAGAAATGGAAACATGCCCATCGTTG ATGATTTTGaatctaaatttacttttcattctgTGGAAGACTTCCCCCCTCCTGATGAATTCAAGCCATTTCAGAGAATATATCCCAGCAAGGAGCCTAGGG ATGCCCCTAAAAATCCTCTGCTAAGAACACATGTGAGATGA